Proteins encoded by one window of Rutidosis leptorrhynchoides isolate AG116_Rl617_1_P2 chromosome 7, CSIRO_AGI_Rlap_v1, whole genome shotgun sequence:
- the LOC139859858 gene encoding pectate lyase 1-like — MRNIHLFVLFTLTFAIVEPSTSARAPDDDNTIADAVDHGGERSKQDNTAYNPELFSGKYAGDVEARVLFFHYVLQHFRPLRLTCDRHGNCHRSITEKNLTRRNLHECETKNTIDKCWRCKADWADNRKALADCVIGFAKGTTGGAAGDIYTVTCDSDDNANNPKEGTLRWAVCQPKPLWIIFERDMVINLKHSLHFTSDKTIDGRGAKVEITGGGGFTIHTVSNIIIHNLNIHDVKVTQGFSGKSGCDGDAIAVKSSSKVWIDHCSMSKGPDGLLDVTVGSTYVTISNCRFYNHDKVLLLGADDSHSEDKKMRVTVAYNRFDEGCVQRMPRCRFGFFQIVNNDYNKWGMYAIGGSANPTILSQGNKFLASDNKFTKRVTQRSTTASEQEWKNWNWRTDSNDVFENGAFFVASGSDPTLTPEQQQGMIPAEPGSSVPQLTSCAGVLSCVAGQPSKDLSLKLIFMHKRLYIQLVEVQLFVVEGGLANSVMQVRSALLSVDLDDDVEVTSRDKTAEELEAERATADAKAAADAIAAEKGEGVIVSCSDSESGSEQTDTERTADDTTTADQQTSGSVDIIDKLTRRLAPNMSLPAAITNLMPLGTLEKVEEA; from the exons ATGAGGAATATTCATCTTTTTGTTCTTTTTACATTGACCTTTGCTATTGTGGAGCCATCTACTTCAGCTCGGGCACCTGATGATGATAATACGATTGCAGATGCTGTGGACCACGGTGGTGAACGTTCTAAACAAGACAATACCGCATATAACCCTGAATTGTTTTCTGGAAAGTACGCAGGAGATGTCGAAGCGAGAGTTTTGTTTTTTCATTACGTACTGCAACACTTTCGACCAT TAAGATTAACGTGCGATCGACATGGTAATTGTCATAGGTCTATAACTGAAAAAAATTTAACAAGGAGGAACCTACACGAATGTGAAACAAAAAATACAATAGACAAGTGCTGGAGATGCAAAGCCGATTGGGCTGATAACCGAAAAGCATTAGCCGATTGTGTCATAGGTTTTGCAAAGGGAACTACTGGTGGTGCGGCTGGGGATATATACACCGTTACGTGTGATTCAGACGACAACGCTAACAATCCAAAGGAAGGTACTCTCCGGTGGGCCGTATGCCAACCTAAACCTTTGTGGATTATCTTTGAGAGAGATATGGTAATCAACTTGAAACATTCACTTCATTTTACGAGCGACAAGACAATTGATGGAAGAGGTGCAAAAGTTGAGATCACTGGTGGTGGCGGTTTCACCATTCATACTGTCAGCAATATCATTATTCACAACCTCAACATACATGATGTTAAGGTTACACAGGGGTTTTCTGGAAAATCAGGCTGCGATGGTGATGCTATCGCTGTTAAAAGCTCATCAAAAGTATGGATTGATCATTGCAGTATGAGTAAAGGTCCAGATGGGCTCCTTGATGTTACTGTTGGTAGCACATATGTAACCATTTCCAACTGCAGGTTCTACAATCACGATAAA GTCCTATTGTTGGGGGCAGACGATAGCCACAGTGAAGATAAGAAAATGCGAGTGACGGTTGCATACAACAGGTTTGATGAAGGATGCGTCCAAAGAATGCCCCGATGTCGATTTGGATTTTTCCAAATTGTCAACAACGATTACAACAAATGGGGAATGTATGCAATTGGTGGTAGCGCAAACCCTACTATCCTCAGCCAAGGCAACAAATTCTTGGCTTCTGATAACAAATTTACCAAACGG GTGACACAAAGGAGTACTACTGCTTCAGAACAAGAATGGAAGAATTGGAATTGGAGAACAGATTCAAATGATGTGTTTGAAAATGGAGCCTTTTTTGTTGCTTCAGGGTCTGATCCTACACTAACACCAGAACAACAACAAGGCATGATTCCAGCTGAACCAGGATCCAGCGTTCCACAACTCACTAGTTGCGCTGGCGTACTCTCTTGCGTGGCCGGTCAACC TTCTAAAGATCTAtctttaaaacttatatttatgcATAAAAGGTTGTATATTCAATTAGTTGAGGTGCAGCTATTTGTTGTAGAGGGTGGGCTTG CCAACTCTGTGATGCAGGTTCGTTCTGCTCTCTTATCCGTTGATCTTGATGATGACGTGGAGGTCACTtctcgtgacaaaactgctgaagagctagaggcagagAGAGCTACAGCTGatgctaaagctgctgctgatgctatTGCTGCTGAAAAGGGTGAAGGAGTAATTGTTAGCTGCTCTGATAGTGAGTCCGGGTCTGAACAAACAGACACTGAACGGAcagcggatgataccaccaccgccgatcaacaAACATCAGGTTCAGTTGACATCATAG ATAAACTGACCAGACGCCTTGCTCCAAACATGTCTCTCCCTGCTGCTATTACAAATCTGATGCCTCTTGGAACCCTAGAGAAGGTTGAAGAAGCCTGA